From a single Brassica rapa cultivar Chiifu-401-42 chromosome A01, CAAS_Brap_v3.01, whole genome shotgun sequence genomic region:
- the LOC103861771 gene encoding probable lysophospholipase BODYGUARD 3, whose translation MMTRRAATVAGRWLNEAVSFLVFCLLDIVDLLLCVVYKVADYVFEAEWKPCYCLSAKEPITETRGKILLSHNNGVSKILTLSPLQELSGRRSKIELEDISETLYTRPSLLSDLSVTELNKRFVKVSPSDSECSHHHHEKTLTKNKRRKTIAKSSLTVNFTVVEMLREKIRPQNLSHDVSRWSDCDCGFCTSWASTSDKDHSLFVKTQIPKGIPAKEDVLFIHGFISSSAFWTETVFPSLSATSSAYRLFAVDLLGFGKSPKPADSLYTLREHVEMIEKSVLHKHNVKSFHIVAHSLGCILALDLAARHGDLIKSLTLLAPPYYPVPVGEKKPRQYVMKKVAPRKVWPPIALGASMAAWYEHISRTICLLICKHHRLWQFLAKLLTRNNRTVNFLIEGFMCHTHNAAWHTLHNIICGTGSKLDTYLDVVRDKLKCNVTIFHGENDELIPIECSYNVKQRIPRALVKIIEKKDHITMVVGRQDEFARELREIWKTSSF comes from the exons ATGATGACAAGAAGAGCAGCTACCGTAGCAGGTAGATGGCTTAATGAAGCCGTTAGCTTCCTTGTTTTCTGTCTCTTAGACATCGTCGATTTATTACTTTGTGTCGTCTACAAAGTAGCAGACTATGTTTTCGAAGCCGAGTGGAAGCCTTGTTATTGTTTATCGGCCAAGGAACCCATCACGGAGACTCGAGGAAAGATTCTCTTGTCTCACAATAATGGCGTATCTAAGATCCTTACCCTTTCTCCGCTTCAAGAACTCAG CGGACGACGTTCCAAGATTGAGCTGGAGGATATCTCCGAGACCCTTTACACACGTCCTTCTCTTCTTTCCGACCTCTCCGTTACCGAGCTCAATAAACGGTTCGTTAAAGTTTCTCCGTCCGACTCCGAGTGTAGCCACCATCATCATGAGAAGACTTTAACTAAGAACAAACGGAGGAAAACGATAGCAAAGTCAAGCTTGACGGTGAACTTCACGGTCGTTGAGATGCTCCGGGAAAAGATCAGACCGCAGAATTTGAGCCATGATGTCTCTCGATGGTCGGATTGTGATTGTGGGTTTTGTACGTCATGGGCCTCTACTTCCGACAAAGATCACTCCCTCTTTGTCAAAACTCAAATACCAAAAG GGATACCAGCGAAAGAGGATGTCTTGTTCATCCATGGTTTCATATCTTCATCAGCGTTTTGGACTGAAACGGTGTTTCCAAGCTTGTCGGCTACATCCTCAGCTTATAGACTTTTCGCGGTGGATCTTCTAGGATTCGGAAAGAGCCCTAAGCCAGCTGATTCGCTCTACACGTTGCGAGAACACGTAGAGATGATCGAAAAATCGGTCTTACACAAACACAATGTGAAGTCTTTCCACATTGTGGCTCACTCTTTGGGATGCATTTTGGCCCTTGACCTCGCGGCTAGACACGGTGATTTAATCAAGTCGCTCACCCTCCTTGCTCCG CCGTATTATCCGGTACCTGTGGGAGAGAAGAAGCCGAGGCAGTACGTGATGAAGAAGGTGGCGCCGAGGAAGGTTTGGCCGCCAATAGCTTTAGGAGCGTCGATGGCTGCTTGGTACGAACACATTAGCCGTACAATCTGTCTCCTTATCTGCAAACACCACCGCCTTTGGCAGTTCCTGGCTAAACTCTTGACCCGTAATAACAG GACAGTAAACTTTTTAATAGAAGGTTTTATGTGTCACACGCACAACGCTGCGTGGCATACTCTACACAACATTATATGTGGGACAGGAAGCAAACTTGATACGTATCTGGATGTCGTACGAGATAAGCTCAAGTGTAACGTGACTATCTTTCACGGAGAAAACGACGAGCTCATCCCCATCGAGTGTAGCTACAACGTCAAACAGCGGATTCCTCGGGCACTAGTTAAAATTATTGAGAAAAAAGATCATATCACCATGGTCGTTGGGAGACAGGATGAGTTTGCCAGAGAGCTCCGAGAGATTTGGAAGACTTCATCTTTCTGA
- the LOC103864387 gene encoding growth-regulating factor 8 isoform X2, producing the protein MMGTRAEHNKEDFVGCGFGFGVVEPSHREVMIPSHHHHHYPSYISPSSYSGSAGVTDPVFSSSTNHAYTCSLGEMYSLAGSNSAAVSAADPLFTLSSSGEMGRSMSEKEGAAAAAFSESQWQELERQRNIYEYIMASLPVPPELLTPFPKHPSHTYHHDVAKGGSLKLGITSNASNNAADMEPWRCKRTDGKKWRCSRSAVPDQKYCERHTHKSRPRSRKHVESSQHNDTRTTKNAASHYAGTYPQLYGQPVNPFSNDHRWFMKEDDSNANLNPAVGPSRELKLGFDYDLNFRQEEALVNQSFGALEGLLSPNRQETRRFFVEGDQDEAMGSSLTLSMAGGGMEEAERRRNQQDQWVSHEGPSWICYTSPGGPLAEALFLGASNDPSVSTTTSSCSRSSG; encoded by the exons ATGATGGGGACAAGAGCAGAACATAATAAGGAAGATTTTGTTGGTTGTGGGTTTGGATTTGGAGTTGTAGAACCTTCCCACAGAGAAGTTATGATACcatcacatcatcatcatcattatccaTCATATATATCTCCTTCCTCTTACTCTGGTTCCGCTGGTGTTACCGACCCTGTCTTCTCTTCTTCAACCAATCATGCTTACACTTGTTCTCTTGGTGAAATGTACTCCCTCGCTGGTTCTAACTCTGCTGCTGTCTCAGCTGCAGACCCTTTATTCACCTTGAGCTCTTCAG GGGAGATGGGAAGAAGTATGAGTGAGAAGGAAggtgcagcagcagcagctttCAGTGAATCTCAATGGCAGGAGCTTGAGAGGCAGAGGAATATATATGAGTACATCATGGCTTCTCTTCCTGTTCCTCCTGAGCTTCTCACTCCCTTTCCCAAGCACCCTTCCCACACTTACCATCATGATG TGGCGAAAGGAGGTTCGTTGAAGCTGGGGATTACTTCAAACGCAAGCAACAACGCGGCTGATATGGAGCCATGGAGGTGCAAGAGAACAGATGGGAAGAAATGGAGATGCTCTAGAAGCGCAGTCCCTGATCAGAAATACTGTGAGAGACACACGCACAAGAGCCGTCCACGTTCAAGAAAGCATGTGGAATCATCTCAACACAATGACACTCGCACCACTAAGAACGCTGCTAGCCACTATGCTGGGACTTATCCTCAGCTTTACGGACAACCCGTTAATCCATTTTCAAATGATCATAG GTGGTTTATGAAAGAAGACGATTCCAATGCAAATTTAAATCCAGCGGTTGGACCAAGCAGGGAGCTTAAACTTGGATTTGATTATGATCTGAACTTCAGGCAGGAGGAGGCATTAGTTAACCAGAGCTTTGGAGCGTTGGAGGGTCTGTTGAGTCCAAACCGCCAAGAGACGAGGCGGTTTTTTGTAGAAGGGGATCAAGATGAAGCAATGGGAAGCTCTCTGACACTATCAATGGCAGGTGGAGGCATGGAGGAAGCAGAGAGGAGAAGAAACCAGCAGGACCAGTGGGTTAGTCATGAAGGACCGTCATGGATTTGTTACACATCACCAGGTGGACCATTGGCTGAAGCACTCTTTCTTGGTGCCTCCAACGACCCAAGTGTTAGTACTACTACTAGTAGCTGCAGCAGAAGCTCAGgctaa
- the LOC103864387 gene encoding growth-regulating factor 8 isoform X1 yields the protein MMGTRAEHNKEDFVGCGFGFGVVEPSHREVMIPSHHHHHYPSYISPSSYSGSAGVTDPVFSSSTNHAYTCSLGEMYSLAGSNSAAVSAADPLFTLSSSGEMGRSMSEKEGAAAAAFSESQWQELERQRNIYEYIMASLPVPPELLTPFPKHPSHTYHHDVAKGGSLKLGITSNASNNAADMEPWRCKRTDGKKWRCSRSAVPDQKYCERHTHKSRPRSRKHVESSQHNDTRTTKNAASHYAGTYPQLYGQPVNPFSNDHREFRWFMKEDDSNANLNPAVGPSRELKLGFDYDLNFRQEEALVNQSFGALEGLLSPNRQETRRFFVEGDQDEAMGSSLTLSMAGGGMEEAERRRNQQDQWVSHEGPSWICYTSPGGPLAEALFLGASNDPSVSTTTSSCSRSSG from the exons ATGATGGGGACAAGAGCAGAACATAATAAGGAAGATTTTGTTGGTTGTGGGTTTGGATTTGGAGTTGTAGAACCTTCCCACAGAGAAGTTATGATACcatcacatcatcatcatcattatccaTCATATATATCTCCTTCCTCTTACTCTGGTTCCGCTGGTGTTACCGACCCTGTCTTCTCTTCTTCAACCAATCATGCTTACACTTGTTCTCTTGGTGAAATGTACTCCCTCGCTGGTTCTAACTCTGCTGCTGTCTCAGCTGCAGACCCTTTATTCACCTTGAGCTCTTCAG GGGAGATGGGAAGAAGTATGAGTGAGAAGGAAggtgcagcagcagcagctttCAGTGAATCTCAATGGCAGGAGCTTGAGAGGCAGAGGAATATATATGAGTACATCATGGCTTCTCTTCCTGTTCCTCCTGAGCTTCTCACTCCCTTTCCCAAGCACCCTTCCCACACTTACCATCATGATG TGGCGAAAGGAGGTTCGTTGAAGCTGGGGATTACTTCAAACGCAAGCAACAACGCGGCTGATATGGAGCCATGGAGGTGCAAGAGAACAGATGGGAAGAAATGGAGATGCTCTAGAAGCGCAGTCCCTGATCAGAAATACTGTGAGAGACACACGCACAAGAGCCGTCCACGTTCAAGAAAGCATGTGGAATCATCTCAACACAATGACACTCGCACCACTAAGAACGCTGCTAGCCACTATGCTGGGACTTATCCTCAGCTTTACGGACAACCCGTTAATCCATTTTCAAATGATCATAG AGAGTTCAGGTGGTTTATGAAAGAAGACGATTCCAATGCAAATTTAAATCCAGCGGTTGGACCAAGCAGGGAGCTTAAACTTGGATTTGATTATGATCTGAACTTCAGGCAGGAGGAGGCATTAGTTAACCAGAGCTTTGGAGCGTTGGAGGGTCTGTTGAGTCCAAACCGCCAAGAGACGAGGCGGTTTTTTGTAGAAGGGGATCAAGATGAAGCAATGGGAAGCTCTCTGACACTATCAATGGCAGGTGGAGGCATGGAGGAAGCAGAGAGGAGAAGAAACCAGCAGGACCAGTGGGTTAGTCATGAAGGACCGTCATGGATTTGTTACACATCACCAGGTGGACCATTGGCTGAAGCACTCTTTCTTGGTGCCTCCAACGACCCAAGTGTTAGTACTACTACTAGTAGCTGCAGCAGAAGCTCAGgctaa
- the LOC103861778 gene encoding tetraketide alpha-pyrone reductase 2 has translation MASRRTRSNYSSPLRRDMTEEKDEKIVPNLPKSVEFLSMMTSIASHVVKALLDLGHSVRTTVRDSSDEEKVRFLWELKGAKERLKIFEADLTVEGSFDEAIKGVDGVFHIASRVTLCVDSNDLEKLVDRDINGTRNLMNSCEKSRNTVKRIVLTSSSTAVRYRYDATEASPLNESHYSDLDYSKSFKK, from the exons ATGGCTTCGCGTCGTACCCGGTCAAACTATTCATCTCCACTGAGAAGGGATATGACAGAGGAGAAAGATGAAAAGATAGTCCCAAATCTG CCTAAGAGTGTGGAGTTCCTGTCCATGATGACAAGTATAGCCTCTCACGTTGTAAAGGCACTTCTCGACTTGGGTCACTCCGTAAGGACAACTGTTAGAGACTCCTCAG ATGAAGAGAAAGTTAGGTTTTTGTGGGAGTTGAAAGGAGCAAAAGAAAGGCTAAAGATTTTCGAAGCCGATCTAACGGTGGAGGGAAGCTTTGATGAAGCAATCAAAGGTGTTGATGGAGTCTTCCACATCGCCTCTCGTGTTACCCTTTGTGTGGACAGCAATGATCTG GAGAAGTTGGTCGATCGAGATATAAATGGAACAAGGAACTTGATGAACTCTTGCGAGAAATCAAGAAACACTGTGAAGAGGATTGTACTCACATCTTCTTCGACCGCTGTCCGGTACCGTTATGACGCCACAGAAGCCTCTCCACTTAACGAATCACATTATAGCGATCTTGACTACAGCAAAAGCTTCAAA AAATGA